A stretch of the Symmachiella macrocystis genome encodes the following:
- a CDS encoding PEP-CTERM sorting domain-containing protein translates to MKHVLLAGLVSLGLVSSAQAGMILIDYNDSANAPTFGGTWNTIAAPSGTTALVDSNNVVTGVSVSFSSGWNDDIFNSPWSNGDTAWIDGDAAADTFLGGRSSLSITFSGLIAGAAYQIDHIGVRRASSGPVGDYAINGSFGDSTPNGNQYNAISDGFTNGDFITWNSVVASGSGEIVLQLDGNGFVYATASRITPLDSAVPEPSTFALLGIGGLALVGYGYRRKRQQAA, encoded by the coding sequence ATGAAACACGTTCTTCTTGCCGGTTTGGTCAGTCTTGGTTTGGTTTCCTCTGCTCAGGCGGGGATGATTTTGATTGACTACAACGATTCGGCGAATGCACCAACTTTCGGTGGAACCTGGAATACGATTGCTGCACCATCTGGCACAACTGCACTCGTCGATTCAAACAATGTGGTCACTGGCGTCAGTGTAAGTTTTTCCAGCGGCTGGAATGATGACATTTTTAATTCGCCTTGGTCGAATGGGGACACTGCCTGGATTGATGGCGATGCTGCCGCAGACACTTTTTTAGGTGGAAGAAGTTCCCTCTCGATCACTTTTAGCGGGCTAATTGCAGGTGCTGCTTATCAGATAGACCATATAGGAGTACGGAGAGCTTCCAGTGGTCCTGTTGGCGACTACGCGATCAATGGAAGCTTCGGGGATTCAACTCCCAACGGTAACCAATACAATGCAATTTCGGATGGCTTCACGAACGGTGACTTCATTACTTGGAACTCAGTGGTCGCCAGCGGCTCAGGTGAAATCGTGCTTCAACTCGATGGCAATGGTTTTGTATATGCTACCGCCAGCCGGATTACACCGCTAGATTCAGCCGTCCCCGAACCCAGCACCTTCGCCCTGCTCGGCATCGGCGGCCTGGCCCTGGTCGGTTACGGCTACCGACGCAAACGGCAACAGGCTGCGTGA
- the accC gene encoding acetyl-CoA carboxylase biotin carboxylase subunit, whose protein sequence is MFQRILVANRGEIALRVLRACRDLGIESVAVFSEADRGAHYLKLADEAYCIGPAAATDSYLMINRIISVAELGNVQAIHPGYGFLAENSHFAEVCRSCNIEFIGPPHEAMAQLGDKVTARGIAEQAKVSVVPGSDGLVASESEALEVANRIGYPVLIKATAGGGGKGMRVAMNDITLKSGLKAASAEAESAFSDGGVYLEKYIEHPRHVEVQILADSHGNVVHLWERDCSLQRRHQKVVEESPASSLPTAVRQDICKAAVRLVKAAGYQNAGTVEFIVDKDNQFYFIEVNARIQVEHPVTEMVTGIDLIQQQIRIASGEALPWKQKGIPCEGSAIEVRVNAEDPDNDFRGSPGKITKLRVPGGIGVRWDSHVHEGYTVGPYYDSLIGKLIVHRPTRDEAIATMKRALAEFEVEGIATTIPLARKIFDHNAFAESKVDTTFIERTW, encoded by the coding sequence ATGTTTCAACGAATTCTAGTCGCCAATCGTGGTGAAATCGCCTTGCGGGTCCTCCGTGCGTGTCGCGATTTGGGAATTGAGTCCGTCGCTGTCTTCAGCGAGGCGGACCGCGGTGCACATTATCTGAAATTGGCTGATGAGGCGTATTGCATCGGCCCGGCTGCCGCGACCGACAGCTATCTGATGATCAACCGTATCATCAGCGTCGCGGAACTGGGCAATGTCCAAGCTATCCATCCTGGATACGGCTTCTTGGCGGAGAACTCACATTTCGCCGAAGTCTGCCGTAGTTGCAATATCGAGTTTATCGGTCCCCCGCACGAAGCCATGGCACAGTTGGGGGACAAGGTGACGGCCCGCGGGATTGCGGAGCAAGCCAAAGTCAGCGTGGTCCCCGGCAGTGACGGACTGGTTGCCAGTGAATCGGAGGCCTTGGAGGTCGCGAATCGCATTGGTTATCCGGTGCTGATCAAAGCCACCGCCGGTGGGGGTGGCAAAGGGATGCGGGTGGCGATGAACGACATCACGCTGAAGTCGGGCCTCAAGGCGGCTTCAGCCGAGGCGGAGAGTGCCTTTAGTGATGGCGGCGTGTATCTCGAAAAATACATTGAGCATCCGCGGCACGTCGAAGTCCAGATCTTGGCCGACAGTCACGGCAACGTGGTGCACCTGTGGGAACGGGATTGCAGTTTGCAGCGACGGCACCAAAAAGTCGTCGAAGAAAGCCCCGCTTCGAGTTTACCCACTGCCGTGCGGCAGGACATCTGTAAGGCGGCTGTCCGGTTGGTTAAAGCGGCGGGTTACCAGAACGCGGGTACCGTCGAATTTATTGTCGACAAGGACAATCAGTTTTACTTCATCGAAGTGAACGCGCGGATTCAAGTGGAGCATCCGGTAACCGAGATGGTGACCGGCATCGACTTGATCCAACAGCAGATTCGCATTGCTTCGGGGGAGGCGTTGCCCTGGAAACAGAAGGGGATTCCTTGCGAAGGGTCCGCTATTGAAGTCCGCGTGAATGCAGAGGATCCCGACAACGATTTTCGCGGCTCACCCGGAAAAATCACGAAATTGCGCGTTCCCGGTGGGATCGGCGTGCGTTGGGATTCGCATGTTCATGAAGGCTACACAGTCGGACCGTATTATGATTCCTTGATCGGAAAACTGATTGTGCACCGCCCCACGCGCGACGAGGCGATTGCGACGATGAAGCGGGCGTTGGCGGAATTTGAAGTGGAAGGGATCGCTACGACAATTCCCCTGGCACGCAAGATTTTTGATCACAACGCCTTCGCCGAGAGCAAAGTCGATACCACATTTATTGAGCGAACATGGTAA
- the accB gene encoding acetyl-CoA carboxylase biotin carboxyl carrier protein: protein MADENQSTQGPVDLARLTELIELMEAHGLTEVDVQNGEQRWKLRRGPQDVMQMVPNAAYAAAPPPAGAPAEAAAVDDGTIEITSPTVGTFFTAPTPEDPPFVKIGSKVSGDTIVCIVEAMKVFNQIPAEVSGTITEVLIKNGDPVEFGQPLFRVRPG, encoded by the coding sequence ATGGCTGACGAAAATCAGTCGACGCAAGGTCCGGTCGATTTGGCCCGCCTGACTGAACTGATCGAATTGATGGAAGCGCACGGCCTAACCGAAGTCGATGTGCAAAACGGCGAGCAGCGCTGGAAGTTGCGGCGCGGACCACAAGACGTCATGCAAATGGTTCCCAACGCCGCCTATGCGGCAGCGCCACCCCCGGCCGGAGCGCCTGCGGAAGCTGCTGCGGTGGATGACGGCACGATTGAGATCACCAGCCCGACAGTGGGGACGTTTTTCACCGCGCCGACGCCGGAAGATCCTCCTTTCGTGAAGATCGGATCGAAGGTTTCCGGTGACACAATAGTTTGCATTGTCGAAGCGATGAAGGTCTTCAACCAGATTCCCGCGGAAGTTTCCGGAACCATTACTGAAGTGCTAATCAAAAATGGTGATCCGGTGGAATTCGGTCAGCCGTTGTTTCGTGTGCGGCCCGGTTGA
- a CDS encoding ABC transporter ATP-binding protein: MLLSVTDVQKFYPSASGTVRALDGVSLELAAGEFTAVRGQSGSGKTTLLLLAGGLLAPDGGTVLINEQDPYKMASDARAHFRSTEIGFVFQQFHLIPYLSVLDNVLAASIPTHPADAKQRAAQLLAKFGLEHRLHHVPGQLSVGERQRTALARALLNQPKLILADEPTGNLDRENAEAVLGHLTEFANDGGAVLLVTHDDEAASRAKRTIHMAAGKVVE; this comes from the coding sequence ATGCTGTTATCAGTCACGGACGTGCAAAAATTCTACCCCTCAGCCAGCGGTACCGTCCGCGCGTTGGATGGTGTCAGTCTCGAGTTGGCGGCAGGAGAATTTACCGCCGTGCGGGGCCAGAGTGGGTCGGGAAAAACGACGCTCTTGTTGCTAGCCGGCGGCTTGTTGGCACCCGATGGGGGGACAGTCCTGATCAACGAGCAGGACCCCTACAAAATGGCTTCCGACGCCCGCGCGCACTTCCGCTCGACAGAAATCGGCTTTGTGTTTCAGCAGTTCCACTTGATTCCCTACCTCAGCGTGCTGGACAACGTGCTCGCCGCTTCGATCCCCACGCATCCCGCCGATGCGAAGCAGCGGGCCGCCCAGTTGCTGGCCAAGTTTGGGTTGGAGCATCGTCTGCATCACGTGCCGGGACAATTGAGCGTCGGCGAACGTCAGCGAACCGCGCTGGCGCGGGCGCTTTTGAATCAGCCGAAGTTGATCTTGGCGGACGAACCGACCGGTAACCTGGATCGCGAAAATGCGGAAGCAGTGCTGGGGCACCTCACGGAATTTGCGAATGATGGTGGAGCCGTGCTGCTGGTGACACACGATGACGAAGCGGCATCGCGGGCAAAGAGGACGATTCACATGGCCGCCGGCAAGGTTGTTGAATAA
- a CDS encoding M24 family metallopeptidase, producing the protein MATDRFVKRRKGVVRKLKAVGADALLVTNFTNVTYLTGFSGDDSFLLVSQDATVLISDGRYETQIADECPGLDVHIRPQKIGIVAAAAKITARAKIANLGFESNSTTVDESEGLRTALKSAELVPVSGLVEELRLCKDASEVAALREAVTQAERGFEVLKATLRGEQTELQVAHDLEHSMRSFGATGSSFAPIVAVGAHAALPHATPRRVLISDADFVLVDWGADGPTGYKSDLTRVLVTGKISAKLEKIYRVVLNAQLAGIRNVRPGARCCDVDAAARKVIEDAGYGKKFNHGLGHGLGLDIHEGPRLNSMTEMELKPGMVVTVEPGIYLPGWGGVRIEDDVLVTKDGHDVLTSSPKKFDDIVLS; encoded by the coding sequence ATGGCTACGGACCGTTTCGTCAAACGTCGTAAGGGCGTAGTGCGCAAGTTGAAGGCAGTCGGTGCGGATGCGCTGTTAGTGACGAACTTTACGAACGTGACCTACCTGACCGGTTTTAGTGGGGACGACAGTTTCCTGTTGGTTAGTCAGGACGCCACGGTCTTGATTAGCGACGGGCGGTATGAGACACAGATTGCGGACGAGTGTCCCGGATTGGACGTTCATATTCGTCCGCAAAAGATTGGGATCGTCGCCGCTGCGGCCAAAATTACCGCGCGGGCAAAAATCGCGAACCTGGGCTTCGAAAGCAACTCGACGACGGTCGATGAGTCTGAGGGGCTGCGCACGGCGCTTAAGAGTGCGGAACTCGTTCCCGTTTCAGGGCTTGTGGAAGAATTGCGGCTGTGCAAGGATGCCTCGGAAGTTGCGGCGCTGCGCGAGGCGGTGACGCAGGCGGAGAGAGGGTTTGAGGTTCTCAAAGCAACCCTCCGTGGCGAGCAGACGGAACTTCAGGTGGCGCATGATCTCGAACATTCGATGCGGAGCTTCGGAGCAACTGGTTCGAGCTTTGCTCCGATTGTGGCGGTGGGAGCTCACGCGGCGCTGCCGCACGCAACTCCTAGGCGGGTCTTGATTTCCGACGCGGATTTTGTGCTGGTCGACTGGGGGGCTGATGGGCCAACGGGGTACAAAAGCGACTTGACGCGAGTTTTGGTGACCGGTAAAATTTCGGCGAAACTAGAGAAAATATATAGAGTTGTGTTAAATGCCCAACTCGCGGGGATTCGAAATGTCCGTCCCGGAGCGCGGTGCTGCGATGTGGATGCGGCTGCTCGAAAAGTGATTGAGGACGCCGGATACGGCAAGAAATTCAATCATGGTCTGGGCCACGGTCTGGGCTTGGATATCCACGAAGGCCCGCGATTGAATTCCATGACGGAAATGGAATTGAAACCGGGCATGGTGGTGACGGTTGAGCCAGGGATTTACCTTCCCGGATGGGGAGGAGTGCGAATCGAAGATGATGTGTTGGTGACAAAGGATGGGCACGATGTGTTGACCTCCTCACCTAAGAAATTCGACGACATTGTCTTGAGCTGA
- a CDS encoding PEP-CTERM sorting domain-containing protein, protein MKHILLAGLVSLGLVSSTQAGMILIDYNDSAIAPTFGGTWNTIAAPSGTTALVDSNNVATGVSVSFSSVWFNTNSNSPWSNGDTAWIDGDAAADTFLNSSSGSSVSITFSGLIAGAAYQIDHIGVRASSSNPVGNYTINGSFGDSTPSGNQYDATSDGFTNGDFITWNSVVASGSGEIVLQLDGNGFAYASASRITPLDSAVPEPSTFALLGIGGLALVGYGWRRKRQQAA, encoded by the coding sequence ATGAAACACATTCTTCTTGCCGGTTTGGTCAGTCTTGGTTTGGTTTCCTCTACTCAGGCGGGGATGATTTTAATTGACTACAATGACTCGGCGATTGCACCAACTTTCGGTGGGACCTGGAATACGATTGCTGCACCATCGGGCACGACTGCACTCGTCGACTCAAACAATGTGGCCACTGGCGTCAGTGTAAGTTTTTCCAGCGTCTGGTTTAATACCAATAGCAATTCGCCTTGGTCGAATGGGGACACTGCCTGGATTGATGGCGATGCTGCCGCAGACACTTTTTTAAACTCTAGCAGTGGAAGTTCCGTCTCGATCACTTTTAGCGGGCTAATCGCAGGTGCTGCATATCAGATAGACCATATAGGAGTACGGGCATCTTCCAGTAATCCCGTTGGCAACTACACGATCAATGGAAGCTTCGGGGATTCTACTCCAAGCGGTAATCAATACGATGCGACTTCGGATGGCTTCACGAACGGTGACTTCATTACTTGGAACTCAGTGGTCGCCAGCGGCTCAGGTGAAATCGTGCTTCAACTCGATGGCAATGGTTTTGCATATGCTTCCGCCAGCCGGATTACTCCGCTGGATTCAGCCGTCCCCGAGCCTTCCACGTTCGCCCTGCTCGGCATCGGTGGTTTGGCCCTGGTCGGTTACGGCTGGCGACGCAAACGGCAACAAGCTGCGTGA
- a CDS encoding CinA family nicotinamide mononucleotide deamidase-related protein has translation MHAEIISIGSELTTGAKLDTNSQWLSRELAGIGIPVYYHTTVADDLAANADVLATAVSRADVVLITGGLGPTQDDLTREALAEMLAVPLELDEPSLEFIQGLFASRNREMPERNSVQAMFPRGTQPIPNHRGTAPGIWAEIPRDQGRSDCKLAAMPGVPSEMYKMFQQQVVPKLQNEVGPARYIRSARINCFGPGESQAEQWLAGLTARGRDPEIGITVSKATITLRITAHGASSEECECKIQESKTLIYERMGQSVFGEEDQELQHVVIDLLAQQNQTLATAESGTGGLLAHHLTEIDALGLAYLGGIVAPTDSAKTDLLAVPAEVLAAHGPISGEVAEAMAVGCRTRLSADYALAVTECPASAGDIAPETVPCAYIALASDSEAISRRITLGGDPGITKARVAKAALNLLRLSMTGGLSAD, from the coding sequence ATGCATGCTGAAATTATCTCCATCGGTTCAGAACTGACCACAGGCGCCAAACTGGATACCAATAGCCAATGGCTCAGTCGAGAACTCGCCGGCATTGGGATTCCTGTGTACTATCACACCACGGTCGCCGATGACTTGGCCGCCAACGCCGACGTACTGGCAACCGCGGTCAGCCGCGCGGACGTGGTGTTGATTACCGGCGGGTTGGGGCCCACCCAAGATGATCTGACCCGTGAGGCACTCGCCGAAATGTTGGCCGTGCCGTTGGAATTGGATGAGCCGTCGTTGGAGTTTATTCAGGGATTATTCGCCAGTCGAAATCGTGAGATGCCAGAGCGCAACTCAGTACAGGCGATGTTTCCCCGCGGCACGCAGCCCATTCCGAATCATCGCGGAACAGCGCCGGGGATCTGGGCGGAAATCCCTCGCGACCAAGGCCGTTCTGATTGCAAACTCGCTGCGATGCCGGGTGTTCCCAGCGAAATGTACAAAATGTTTCAGCAGCAGGTCGTGCCGAAATTGCAGAACGAGGTAGGGCCTGCGCGATATATCCGTTCCGCACGCATCAACTGTTTCGGCCCCGGTGAATCGCAGGCCGAGCAATGGCTTGCCGGGCTGACCGCCCGCGGCCGCGATCCGGAAATCGGCATTACCGTCTCCAAGGCCACCATCACGCTGCGAATCACTGCGCACGGCGCTAGCAGCGAAGAGTGCGAATGTAAAATTCAGGAATCCAAAACACTGATTTACGAACGCATGGGCCAATCGGTCTTCGGCGAAGAAGACCAAGAGCTGCAACACGTGGTCATTGACTTGCTGGCTCAGCAAAACCAGACGTTGGCAACGGCTGAGTCGGGTACGGGAGGTCTGTTGGCGCATCATCTCACCGAAATCGACGCGCTCGGCCTAGCTTATTTGGGGGGTATCGTTGCTCCCACGGATTCAGCAAAAACCGATTTGTTGGCCGTACCCGCCGAGGTCCTAGCAGCACACGGCCCAATTAGCGGTGAGGTGGCCGAAGCGATGGCGGTTGGGTGCCGAACGCGATTGAGTGCGGACTATGCGCTGGCCGTCACCGAATGCCCCGCCAGCGCGGGGGACATCGCGCCCGAAACGGTTCCCTGTGCGTATATTGCATTGGCCAGCGACTCTGAGGCAATTTCGCGACGGATCACTCTGGGCGGTGATCCAGGAATCACAAAGGCCCGTGTAGCCAAGGCTGCGCTCAATCTGCTGCGTCTTTCCATGACGGGCGGATTGTCCGCTGATTAG
- a CDS encoding ABC transporter permease — protein MNVWRLVVREIAHRKLNFLLGLLSVAVAVGSLVGAMTLVRGNELRTGELLAAKQADVEQAIVEKEKEVAAAGAKLNDAMRKITKGLGFNILILPQDQDLNELHVEGTASKSMPEKFVTTLAESRIVTINHLLPIVSKKLRWEEYDRTILLTGTRGEVPQAHRDPKKPLLDHVPAGTMVLGYQLHKQAGLKVGDTVTLMDREFKITETYPERGTADDSTVWVNLTEAQEMLGMQNLVNAILALECNCATQDRLAEIRKDIAAILPGTQVIERGPPALARAEARNKAQSTAAAALKHEQEAGRETLERETAGRQLVEKQTEEFAAVLVPVVMIGCGVWIGFLALMNVRQRSNEIGILRAIGLKSTQILLIFLGKAILIGLAGALLGYAAGYLVGVSWSDFATTSVKSARLFEPQLLLLAVIIAPLLSGLASWLPAMLAARQDPAIVLQGD, from the coding sequence ATGAATGTTTGGCGTTTGGTCGTTCGAGAAATCGCTCATCGCAAACTCAATTTTCTGTTGGGATTGCTGTCGGTGGCGGTTGCCGTTGGTTCGCTTGTGGGGGCAATGACGTTGGTGCGGGGCAACGAACTCCGCACGGGCGAGTTGCTGGCGGCTAAACAGGCGGACGTCGAACAGGCTATTGTCGAAAAAGAAAAAGAGGTCGCCGCCGCCGGTGCCAAATTGAACGACGCCATGCGGAAGATCACCAAAGGGCTGGGTTTCAATATTCTCATTCTTCCGCAGGACCAGGACCTCAACGAGTTGCATGTTGAGGGGACTGCGTCGAAGTCGATGCCGGAAAAGTTTGTCACCACCCTGGCCGAATCACGGATAGTGACCATCAATCACTTGCTGCCGATCGTCTCCAAAAAGCTGCGGTGGGAGGAGTACGATCGCACGATCTTGCTGACCGGGACCCGTGGCGAAGTTCCGCAGGCGCATCGGGATCCTAAAAAACCGTTGCTGGACCATGTTCCGGCCGGCACGATGGTTTTGGGCTATCAATTGCACAAGCAGGCGGGGCTGAAGGTCGGCGATACGGTGACGTTGATGGATCGTGAATTCAAAATCACCGAGACCTATCCCGAACGCGGGACAGCGGACGATAGTACTGTGTGGGTGAATTTGACCGAAGCGCAAGAAATGCTCGGCATGCAAAATCTCGTCAACGCGATTTTGGCGTTGGAATGCAACTGCGCAACTCAAGATCGCCTTGCTGAAATCCGCAAGGACATCGCTGCCATCTTGCCCGGCACGCAAGTTATCGAACGTGGCCCTCCGGCGTTGGCTCGCGCCGAAGCACGCAACAAAGCACAATCGACTGCCGCAGCGGCCCTAAAACATGAACAAGAAGCGGGTCGGGAAACGCTTGAGCGCGAGACCGCGGGGCGGCAACTCGTGGAAAAACAGACCGAGGAGTTCGCCGCCGTGCTGGTGCCGGTGGTGATGATCGGTTGCGGGGTTTGGATCGGTTTTTTGGCGTTGATGAACGTCCGCCAGCGGAGCAACGAAATCGGCATTTTGCGGGCGATTGGTTTGAAGTCGACGCAGATTCTGTTGATTTTTCTGGGCAAGGCTATCTTGATTGGACTCGCCGGCGCGTTGCTGGGTTATGCCGCCGGGTACTTGGTTGGCGTTTCCTGGAGCGATTTTGCGACCACGTCGGTGAAGTCCGCGCGGCTGTTTGAACCACAGCTGTTGTTGCTGGCGGTCATTATCGCGCCGTTGCTTTCGGGGCTGGCCAGTTGGTTGCCGGCCATGTTGGCGGCCCGGCAGGATCCGGCGATTGTTTTGCAGGGCGATTAA
- a CDS encoding DUF4082 domain-containing protein produces the protein MNRRFLSAAVICCLTVPIQAANAGPILDFDTSTGNNGVNLNQSVGWQFDVINPITVTGLSWFDENQDGLSVGHTVGIWAPDGTLLDSVAIPSGTAATLDGIWRTVAISPLNLVAGNGYIVGGENFSTNTDRLAFGVTQSVDPNITFAGGRFSSIGSGFVRPTSATAGNPGVYGPSFSIEMAAAVPEPSTFALLGIGGIALVGYGWRRKRQQAA, from the coding sequence ATGAACCGTAGATTTCTTTCTGCCGCTGTCATTTGTTGTCTCACCGTCCCCATTCAGGCGGCGAATGCTGGACCTATTCTAGATTTTGATACATCAACGGGTAACAACGGGGTCAACCTGAACCAAAGTGTTGGTTGGCAATTCGATGTCATCAATCCCATCACCGTTACAGGCCTGTCGTGGTTTGACGAGAATCAAGACGGCCTGTCCGTCGGGCACACGGTCGGTATTTGGGCGCCCGATGGAACGTTACTTGACTCCGTGGCGATACCGTCAGGAACCGCTGCGACTCTTGACGGAATTTGGCGGACGGTTGCAATCAGCCCGCTGAATCTTGTGGCTGGAAATGGGTATATCGTAGGCGGCGAGAATTTCTCCACGAACACTGACCGCTTAGCTTTCGGTGTGACCCAAAGCGTCGACCCAAACATCACCTTTGCAGGTGGTAGATTTTCTTCGATTGGTTCAGGTTTCGTTCGGCCGACCTCGGCTACGGCAGGCAACCCCGGCGTGTACGGTCCTAGTTTCAGCATTGAGATGGCCGCAGCCGTCCCCGAACCGAGCACCTTCGCCCTCCTCGGCATCGGCGGCATCGCCCTGGTCGGCTACGGCTGGCGACGTAAACGGCAACAAGCTGCGTGA
- a CDS encoding ArnT family glycosyltransferase produces MSNVPPPTSSRRRLLIAQVVAYLAAWCILLPVAICRWGETGLDNEDILGWPSSSYWDTPLYLPLLLIAPLAWWSRGQLTNRRRRRDDNKPRPLMWTTDISQNGPAGVRAWMMAIGCGLVALTVSALIARHFEGLPPTYHDEYSYLFQAKTFLAGKVSFPSHEAPRLFDQMHVLNEGRFASRYFPGTGLWMAPFVSIGQPYWGHWFAGAVTAFFVFWTARELGGDGTGFVAGMLIAVSPGMAWFSNMLLAHHPTLVGLSLFLFAFVRWRTRKRIGYALCAGIGLTFAMYCRPMTAAGVGLPFGIAFAYWLVTAGRSAEVPLKTRFLHAVVLGGPIVVGMAAMMAYNHAITGSALDSPYQLYTDIYTPRHVYGFNNVVRGEQRLGPRVLNGYDRWALNLTPRLATKNVVTRSIASWRWTLGFVPLCMAAIVFVLVVPLRDGNAWLMFWAIVSLHAAHIPYWFDGIMHWHYVFESGPLWCIVFAVATARLVQFWREEDRPWMPRWWAAVVLSAVWMSYGSFDPYWEPRITHEIVKVRFGRQKHALFQQLIAQQALPKPAVVFVEPDPGVLHIDYVVNDPDLQADVLVAHYLPDEYSIAELQRQFPDHSLFLYRARTGEFGPLPLDR; encoded by the coding sequence ATGTCGAATGTTCCCCCACCAACATCCAGCCGACGACGTCTGCTGATTGCTCAAGTCGTCGCTTATCTTGCGGCCTGGTGCATTTTGCTGCCGGTGGCGATCTGTCGTTGGGGCGAGACGGGGTTGGACAATGAGGATATCCTTGGCTGGCCATCCAGTTCCTATTGGGACACGCCGTTGTATCTACCGCTGTTGCTCATTGCGCCATTGGCGTGGTGGTCTCGCGGCCAGTTGACCAACCGCCGTCGTCGTCGCGATGACAACAAACCGCGCCCACTGATGTGGACGACCGATATTTCACAGAACGGACCCGCCGGGGTACGGGCTTGGATGATGGCGATCGGCTGCGGCCTTGTCGCTCTTACCGTCAGCGCGCTCATCGCACGCCACTTTGAGGGGTTGCCGCCGACTTATCACGATGAATACAGCTATCTGTTTCAGGCCAAAACATTTCTCGCCGGCAAGGTCTCGTTTCCCAGCCACGAAGCCCCGCGTCTGTTTGATCAGATGCACGTGTTGAATGAAGGTCGATTTGCCAGCCGCTACTTTCCGGGAACGGGGTTATGGATGGCGCCGTTTGTGTCCATCGGACAGCCCTATTGGGGGCATTGGTTTGCCGGAGCAGTCACGGCGTTTTTCGTTTTCTGGACTGCACGCGAATTGGGCGGCGACGGAACCGGATTTGTCGCGGGCATGCTCATAGCCGTTTCACCCGGCATGGCTTGGTTCAGCAATATGTTGCTGGCCCATCACCCCACACTCGTCGGTCTTTCACTCTTCTTGTTTGCCTTCGTACGTTGGCGAACGCGGAAACGGATCGGTTATGCCCTGTGTGCGGGAATCGGACTGACGTTTGCCATGTACTGCCGGCCCATGACAGCAGCGGGCGTGGGATTGCCGTTTGGAATTGCGTTCGCCTATTGGCTGGTGACCGCAGGGCGGTCAGCGGAGGTGCCACTGAAAACACGTTTTCTACATGCTGTTGTGCTGGGAGGGCCGATTGTCGTGGGCATGGCGGCCATGATGGCCTACAACCATGCGATTACCGGAAGCGCCCTGGATAGCCCCTACCAACTCTACACCGACATTTACACTCCGCGGCATGTGTATGGATTCAATAACGTCGTGCGGGGTGAGCAACGGCTCGGCCCGCGCGTCTTGAATGGCTATGACCGTTGGGCCCTAAACCTGACGCCGCGACTGGCGACAAAAAATGTTGTGACGCGATCGATTGCCAGTTGGCGTTGGACGTTGGGATTTGTGCCGCTGTGTATGGCAGCCATTGTATTCGTCTTGGTGGTTCCCCTCCGTGACGGCAACGCTTGGTTGATGTTCTGGGCGATCGTTTCTTTGCATGCTGCGCATATTCCCTACTGGTTTGACGGCATCATGCATTGGCATTACGTGTTTGAGTCCGGACCGCTGTGGTGCATTGTCTTCGCGGTGGCGACCGCGCGGCTGGTCCAGTTTTGGCGCGAGGAGGACCGTCCTTGGATGCCCCGTTGGTGGGCAGCTGTTGTATTGTCGGCAGTCTGGATGAGCTACGGTTCTTTTGATCCGTATTGGGAACCGCGGATCACGCATGAGATCGTCAAAGTCCGCTTCGGCCGGCAAAAGCACGCCTTGTTTCAACAGTTGATCGCGCAGCAGGCGCTGCCCAAACCGGCGGTCGTTTTTGTCGAGCCCGATCCAGGGGTATTACACATCGATTACGTGGTGAACGACCCCGATTTGCAGGCGGATGTTTTAGTCGCCCACTATCTTCCGGACGAATATTCTATAGCCGAGTTACAACGACAGTTCCCTGACCACAGTTTGTTTCTCTACCGCGCACGCACAGGAGAATTCGGACCGTTGCCGTTGGACCGCTAA
- a CDS encoding acyl carrier protein encodes MTRDEIYVEMQQSLMDVLGLDADEVEPSSRFFHDLQGESIDLLDLSFQCQKIFGIDLKFQNLTTAGFLETNDAGNLTEASAQRFQSAFPFLDIDQLRADPSVEGIKNMLTVDALVSMVEHALATVSAK; translated from the coding sequence ATGACACGCGACGAAATTTATGTGGAAATGCAGCAATCACTGATGGACGTGCTGGGGCTTGATGCGGATGAGGTGGAACCCTCTTCCCGATTCTTTCATGACTTACAGGGGGAATCGATCGATTTGTTGGATCTGTCGTTTCAGTGCCAGAAGATATTCGGTATCGACCTGAAATTTCAAAATTTGACCACCGCCGGGTTTTTGGAAACCAACGATGCTGGAAATCTCACGGAGGCATCCGCCCAGCGGTTTCAGTCCGCTTTTCCGTTTCTGGATATCGATCAGCTCCGGGCCGATCCTTCGGTCGAGGGAATTAAAAACATGCTCACCGTCGATGCGTTGGTCTCGATGGTGGAACATGCATTGGCGACCGTATCGGCGAAATGA